The Syntrophorhabdaceae bacterium genome has a window encoding:
- a CDS encoding type II toxin-antitoxin system VapB family antitoxin: protein MRTNVVLDESLIDEALRLSNAKTKKELIHKALQEFVDNRKRRNLLDLSGKIKFAKRYDYKAMREGK, encoded by the coding sequence ATGAGAACGAACGTCGTCCTTGATGAAAGCCTGATAGACGAGGCATTGAGGCTCAGCAACGCAAAGACCAAAAAGGAGCTTATCCATAAAGCCTTGCAGGAGTTTGTTGATAACCGTAAGCGCCGCAACCTTCTCGATCTTTCAGGTAAAATTAAGTTTGCGAAAAGGTACGATTACAAGGCGATGCGAGAGGGGAAATGA
- a CDS encoding MarR family EPS-associated transcriptional regulator — protein MNESHFKTLRELSSNGNLTQRELSEKLGLSLGSVNYVIQALIGKGYVKAQRFKNSKNKIGYIYILTPKGMSEKVKQTQEFIHRKMAEYEKLKREIETLKNEQ, from the coding sequence TTGAACGAATCCCACTTCAAAACCCTCCGCGAGCTCTCATCCAACGGTAATCTTACCCAGCGGGAGCTTTCGGAAAAACTGGGCTTAAGCCTGGGCAGCGTGAATTATGTCATCCAGGCCCTCATCGGTAAAGGTTATGTAAAGGCCCAGCGCTTCAAAAATTCAAAAAATAAGATTGGATATATCTATATCCTGACGCCAAAGGGCATGAGCGAGAAGGTGAAACAGACCCAGGAATTCATCCATAGGAAAATGGCAGAATATGAGAAGCTTAAACGCGAAATCGAAACCTTGAAAAATGAACAATAA
- a CDS encoding four helix bundle protein gives MGYDSFEHMPVWQKAMELAIEVFKLTEKLPKKEDYGLTSQIRRSALSIPGNIAEGFGRKHTKDKLNFYYDSRGSLAETKNHLIYGHKVQYLTKAEHEKLVGLIEDVWKELNSLISSLQKKT, from the coding sequence ATGGGTTACGATTCTTTCGAACATATGCCTGTGTGGCAAAAAGCCATGGAATTGGCCATAGAAGTCTTTAAACTTACTGAAAAACTGCCAAAGAAAGAAGATTACGGATTAACTTCTCAAATAAGACGATCCGCGCTCTCTATTCCCGGTAATATTGCGGAAGGGTTTGGGAGAAAACACACGAAAGATAAGTTAAACTTTTATTATGATTCGCGGGGTTCTCTTGCTGAGACGAAGAATCATTTAATATATGGACATAAAGTACAATACCTTACTAAAGCTGAACACGAGAAGCTTGTTGGTCTGATCGAAGATGTGTGGAAAGAATTAAATTCTTTGATCAGTTCTTTACAAAAGAAAACTTAA